The Bradyrhizobium sp. CCBAU 051011 DNA segment GCCTGTTCACCGGTCCTGGACGGCTTGGTCTGAACCGGAAGCATCCGTTTTGCGCATTGTCCGAATTCTAGTGCTGATCCTGCTGGCGGTGCTGTTGCTGCCCTATGTGGTGACGCCGTTCTACCGAACCGGCCATCCGGTTTCGATGCTGATGGCCTGGCGCTGGCTCAAGGGCGCGCCGGTGACACGCCAATGGATCGATCTAAACGCTATGTCGCCCTACCTGCCGCGCTCGGTGGTGGGTTCCGAGGACGCCAGATTCTGCAGCCATCGCGGGGTCGATTGGGGGGCCTTGCAGGACGCGATCGACGATGCCGAGGATGGCGAGCCCGCCCGGGGCGGATCGACCATCACCCAGCAGGTGGCCAAGAACCTGTTCCTGTGGCCGGGCCGCAGCGTGGTCCGCAAGGCGCTGGAACTGCCGCTCGCGATGTGGATCGATCTGGTGCTGCCGAAGCAGCGGATCCTGGAAATTTACCTCAACATCGCCGAGCTTGGCCCGTCCGGGCAGTTCGGCGCCGAGGCCGGGTCGATGTACGCGTTCGGCCGTTCCGCCGCGACGCTGTCGGCGCGAGAGGCTGCCTTGCTGGCGGCGATCCTGCCCAATCCGGTCAGGCGCAGCGCCCGCAATCCCGGACCCGGGGTGCGCCGTCTGGCCGCGACCTATATGGCGCGGGCCAATGCCGCGGCACTACAGCGCTGCTGGAGCGAGAATCGAGGTTTTTGAGCCAATTTTCGGCCGTTTTTACCGCAGGCTGGCCTAGCTTTACGTCGTCCGTTCCTCTATAAGCGCGGCCTTATCGGCATCGCAGCCCGTGCGCGAAGCGCTGGGCCGTCCGGTTTCGGACGATGCCTCCGACAACACCCCTAGAGGACCGTTATGGCCGTTCCCAGAAGAAAAACATCGCCCTCGCGGCGTGGCATGCGCCGCTCGGCGGACGCGCTGAAGAAGCCGACCTATGTCGAGGACAAGGATTCCGGCGAACTGCGCCGTCCGCATCATCTCGACCTGAAGACCGGCATGTACAAGGGCCGGCAGGTGCTGAAGAAGAAGGAATCCTGACCGGATAGGGGATAAGGCGCCGCTTTCGGCGGCGTCTGCCTGAATTTGGCCAACGAGTGGGCCAACGGTTCCCGAGGGGCGAGGCGGTGCTTTGCCCGGGGACATTCCGGTTTTCCTAGCAAGGCGCGATACCCATGGTCGGTTTTCCGCTGCTTCTGATTCCGCTCGCGATCTACAACATCATCGTCTTCCTGATGCCGGAGGTATCGTTCACCGATCCGCTGGTGAAGGTGACGCTGATGTCGGGTGCGGAATGGGCGGTGTCGCTGAGCGACGTGCTGCTCACGCTCAGCATTTTGCTGCTGCTCGCCGAAGTCATTAAAGGCGCGCGCCCTGGCGCGAAATATCTCACCGACCATCTGCTGTCGCTGCTCGTGTTCGGCGCGGCGGCGGCCGAATTCGTGCTGTGGCCGAAATTCGGCACGTCGACCTATTTCCTGATGACAGCGCTCTCGCTGGTGGATTTCCTCTCCGGCCTCGCCTTGCGGACGCGGCGCCGTGCTGTCGCGGTGACACCGGCGCCGGCGCCGAAAGGCGCCGAAAAGGTCGAAGCCCCCGTAGCCGAGCCCAAAATCGAGCCGGCGCCGGCAGCGCCACCTGCTGCAGCAGCAACGGCTACGCCAGCGGCGCCGGCGGCAGCCTCTGTTGCCGAATCGGTGTTGAAGGATCATCCCGAACCGAAACCGGTACCGCCCGCGCCCACCGTCGCGCCTGAGGCGGCCCCGGTCGCGTCCGACGCGGCCCCGCCGAAAACGCCTTCACCGGAAGCCACATCGCACGAGGCGTCATCGCCGGAAGTCCCGTCGCCGGGGCTGCAGCCTGGGTCAGGCCCAACGCCATCTCCGGATAAACCGGACACGCCTCAGCGCTGATCCCGCAGATCTAGATGGTTTGCCGTGTCCGGAACCCGGC contains these protein-coding regions:
- the rpmF gene encoding 50S ribosomal protein L32, whose product is MAVPRRKTSPSRRGMRRSADALKKPTYVEDKDSGELRRPHHLDLKTGMYKGRQVLKKKES
- the mtgA gene encoding monofunctional biosynthetic peptidoglycan transglycosylase — protein: MRIVRILVLILLAVLLLPYVVTPFYRTGHPVSMLMAWRWLKGAPVTRQWIDLNAMSPYLPRSVVGSEDARFCSHRGVDWGALQDAIDDAEDGEPARGGSTITQQVAKNLFLWPGRSVVRKALELPLAMWIDLVLPKQRILEIYLNIAELGPSGQFGAEAGSMYAFGRSAATLSAREAALLAAILPNPVRRSARNPGPGVRRLAATYMARANAAALQRCWSENRGF